CAATGGCTATCGCGGAGTGCGTTGAAGAGTTATATCCGTTGCCGGTTTTATTTGGAGATAATTGGCAACAAAGGGCACTGACAAGGGAGATATGTGAGTACGTCAATTCCACTATCCATGCGCCCCAAAACAGAAGCGTATTATCTGCATTAAGGCCTGAACTCGCGGATACGGCAAAGAGGGTGCTAAGGGGAGAATGGATATCTGCCAAGCTGGAAATCCTGAAACCTAAGCTATGGAAAGAGTCAAATTTCGCCGTAGGTAATCGCTTTTCGCTGGCAGATATTTTTGTGGCAACAATATACAAAAAAGCCATTCAACATGGTGCTGCTCCGATAGCCGGTTATAAATCTCACCTTGAATGGTTGCGTACTGATGAAGCAATCGCCCGAGCCGATAAGTTCATCAACCAGTGTTTAACGGGTTTGGCGATTATTTACTAAATTATAATGATCTAGAAGTAGGTGGTATTAAGGTTTCAAGTAGTAAACCTGTCAGAAGCAACCAATGCTACTGCTCAGCAAAGCAGAATAAAACTGCTTACATGCAAATATATGCCCAGCTGCCCTAACCAATGATATTGACAACTGAAGCAGACTATCCATTGGATGCTCTTTAATAAAAGCCGCGAACGGGTCATAAGCATTGTTACACACTCTTACAAAACCCATCATTATGTGTGATGTACATCCCAAAAAACACCTTTGTTTTCATTAATCTACATAACAGAAGTAAATACAGTAAACAAAAGGAAAATAGTAATGAAATTAACAAAATACGCATTTATGATGATTGGCGAAGGTTATACTCCTGCGCAAGTTGCCACGCTGGATTCAGGCTCATTCTCGACCACTGTGGTGTGTATAGAAAACATTGAAATGGCTTGTGAAGAAGCTAAGAAGCTAGTGCCGCAGGGCATTCAGTTAATTGAGTTATGCGGTGCATTTAAAGGCGACATGATAGACGCTGTTATTAATGCCGTAGATGGTCAGATTCCTGTTGGTAATATGGGCATGAGAGAGGAAGAAAGAGCTAAATTTATAAGCTTCATCCAAAGCTGACAAGGTTTCTTTTCCGGGCAGGTTGAGCCTAATCTGCCCGGTAGTTGTTTGGTTATCCTCAGTTTAGCAACCGGATTATGCTCTTAGCCGGTAGATCGATGTGCTATAACTATTTTATGT
This is a stretch of genomic DNA from Vibrio sp. SCSIO 43137. It encodes these proteins:
- a CDS encoding DUF6506 family protein, with the translated sequence MKLTKYAFMMIGEGYTPAQVATLDSGSFSTTVVCIENIEMACEEAKKLVPQGIQLIELCGAFKGDMIDAVINAVDGQIPVGNMGMREEERAKFISFIQS
- a CDS encoding glutathione S-transferase family protein, whose translation is MKEIKLYSAQGSNCSERVEWLLNFKGLLYERVEVDDLQPGSHFRSINPFGYVPAISLDGYLIAESMAIAECVEELYPLPVLFGDNWQQRALTREICEYVNSTIHAPQNRSVLSALRPELADTAKRVLRGEWISAKLEILKPKLWKESNFAVGNRFSLADIFVATIYKKAIQHGAAPIAGYKSHLEWLRTDEAIARADKFINQCLTGLAIIY